A genomic window from Pseudomonas argentinensis includes:
- the tgt gene encoding tRNA guanosine(34) transglycosylase Tgt — MSFELLATDGKARRGRLTFPRGVVETPAFMPVGTYGTVKGMLPRDIEAIGAQIILGNTFHLWLRPGTEVIKRHGDLHDFMQWQGPILTDSGGFQVFSLGAMRKIKEEGVTFASPVDGAKVFMGPEESMQVQRDLGSDIVMIFDECTPYPAEFDVAKTSMELSLRWAKRSKVAHGDSSAALFGIVQGGMHESLRMRSLEGLNELEFDGLAIGGLSVGEPKEEMIKVLDYLPGQMPSDKPRYLMGVGKPEDLVEGVRRGVDMFDCVMPTRNARNGHLFVDTGVLKIRNAFHRHDDSPLDPTCDCYTCKHFSRAYLHHLDKCGEMLGSMLNTIHNLRHYQRLMAGLREAIQQGTLAAFVDAFYARRGLPTPPLD, encoded by the coding sequence ATGTCCTTCGAACTGCTCGCCACCGATGGCAAGGCCCGTCGCGGCCGCCTGACCTTCCCGCGTGGCGTGGTGGAAACCCCGGCATTCATGCCGGTGGGCACCTACGGCACGGTCAAGGGCATGTTGCCGCGCGACATCGAGGCGATCGGCGCGCAGATCATTCTGGGCAACACCTTCCACCTGTGGCTGCGTCCGGGTACCGAGGTCATCAAGCGCCACGGCGACTTGCACGACTTCATGCAGTGGCAGGGGCCGATCCTCACCGACTCCGGCGGTTTCCAGGTGTTCAGCCTGGGGGCGATGCGCAAGATCAAGGAGGAGGGCGTGACCTTCGCCTCGCCGGTCGACGGCGCCAAGGTGTTCATGGGGCCGGAAGAATCCATGCAGGTGCAGCGCGACCTGGGCTCGGACATTGTGATGATCTTCGACGAATGCACGCCATACCCCGCTGAGTTCGACGTGGCCAAGACCTCCATGGAGCTGTCGCTGCGCTGGGCCAAGCGTTCCAAGGTCGCCCATGGCGACAGCAGCGCCGCGCTGTTCGGCATCGTCCAGGGTGGCATGCACGAGTCGCTGCGCATGCGCTCGCTGGAGGGCTTGAACGAGCTGGAGTTCGACGGCCTGGCCATCGGCGGCCTGTCGGTGGGCGAGCCGAAGGAAGAGATGATCAAGGTGCTCGACTACCTGCCCGGGCAGATGCCGAGCGACAAGCCGCGTTACCTGATGGGCGTCGGCAAGCCCGAAGATCTGGTCGAGGGCGTGCGCCGTGGCGTGGATATGTTCGACTGCGTGATGCCGACCCGCAATGCGCGCAACGGCCATCTGTTCGTCGATACCGGGGTGTTGAAAATCCGCAATGCCTTCCACCGTCACGATGACTCGCCGCTGGATCCGACCTGCGACTGTTACACCTGCAAACACTTCTCGCGCGCCTATCTGCATCATTTGGACAAGTGCGGCGAAATGCTCGGCAGCATGTTGAATACAATCCACAACTTGCGCCATTACCAGCGCCTCATGGCTGGTTTGCGCGAGGCAATTCAACAGGGTACATTGGCCGCCTTTGTCGATGCCTTCTATGCCCGACGCGGCCTGCCAACGCCGCCGCTGGACTGA